Within Rhododendron vialii isolate Sample 1 chromosome 12a, ASM3025357v1, the genomic segment AAGACCAGAATAGTCATGAAAATCCTTGAGCAACTGGTTAATAAGGGAGAATGAAGGACCAGTAGCACCACAAAGAACAAATAGATCATCAGCAAACACTAGATGGTGAAGATTAATCTCATTACATCTGGGATGATAGGTAAACTAACCCAAAGCAACTCTGCATGTCAACAACACAAAGAAGGCTTCCATGACTATAAGAAATAAGTAAGGGGAAATTGGATCCCCCTGCCTTAAACCTCTTTGACCTTGAAAGAATCCCTCCAAAGACCCATTATCACCACTGAGTATCTAACTGTTGTAACACATTGACGGACCCAGTGGATCTACAAAGTTGGGAAGCCCATAATTCTCATGGtatcaaataagaaaaaccaATCCACTGAGTCAGGCTTTCATCAGATCAAGTTTTATGGCACATCTAGGGACAACATTATCTCTATGATACCCTCTCACTAACTCTTGCATAAGAAGCACATTATCGATGATAGATCTGCCTTTAATAAAGGCAGCTTGGGACTTGTTTATGATTGTAGGAAGAACGGCTTGTAAGTGATTTGCTAAGACTTTAGTAACACATTTAAGTGTAACATTGCAATAGGAAATAGGCCTAAAGTCTTTAGCACTCAGAGGGGCATTCACCTTGGGAATTAAAGAGACTGCAGTAGTGTTCCATTCCTTTAACAAGAATCCAATATTGAAGAAAGCTGAAACTGTAGCAGTTAGACTAGGACCCACCACCGACCAATTCTTCTGGTAAAACATAGAATTGTAGCCATCTGGCCCTAGAGCTTTATCCCCATGTATAGACCACAATGCTTTCTTAATTTCCTCTCCAGTGACAGGTTGAACCAGCATGAGTTGTTCTGTAGCAGAAATCCTATTAGTGATAGCAAGCTGCAATTGATCTGTTGCATCCACTCTACCATCATGAGCTGACCCTAAAAGTCTAATGTAGTAGTCAAGGATAAGCTTTTTTACTACTTCAGGGTCGTCAACTCTGTTTCCATTGGCATCATTTAAGCTAAGAATAGTGTTTCTTGCTCTACGGGCACATACCTTTTGGTAGAAAAACTTGGTGTTTTGATCACCCAAAGCCAACCATTTGATCCTAGACCTTTGTCGCATGAAGGACTCCTTAGCAGTCCTTAACTCCACATACTTGCCTACGAGCTCTTTTTCTTGCTGGCATAGACCTTCATCAAAAGGGGCAGCAAACAAAAGTGATTAGGTAGACAGCAGTTTCTCTTTAGCTTCTACTACTATTGGAATAACACTTCAAATTCACATTCTTTAACACACCCTTTAACCTCTTCAGCTTAGCAGTCAATGCATACATTGCGGTACCTTCCACTTCCTCACTCCAAGAAGACACAAAAATCTGTTGAAACTGAGGATGTTGCaaccaaaagttaaaaaatttaaaaggctTCCTTCCTCCAGTTGAGGGGACCATAGTAACAAAAATAAGGCAGTGATCAGATATGCCTGGAGGTAAGAATACTGCTTCAACATGTGGAAAAGAATCAAGCCATTCAAGATTAGAAAGAACTCGATCCAACTTACTCTTATTATCCCCTGCTCCACCCCTTTTGTTTGTCCAAGTATACCAGAACCCCTTAATGGGGAGGTCATCTTGACAAATATCTGTAAGGCATTGATTAAATTCTAAAGCGGCTAATGAATCAAAACCCACTAGCCTTTCAGAGCTAAGTCGAACAGTATTGAAATCACCCATTTGAATCCAAGGACTGGTAGAATGACTCTGATGCACAGCCCTTAGATTTTGTCATAACAATCTTCTATCCATAATGCTATTATGACCATAGACTATAGAAAGTAAGAAACTTCTGTTGTCGTGGCAAAACTCCACCTTAACAACCAGCAATTGTTCAAATTTAAACTCCAAGAGGACAGAAAAGACTTCTTTATCGCATCCCAACAAAATTCTAGCTGCTGGGCCATTAGTAAAATTATCCAACCACAACCAATCTATAGGGAAACAGTTATGAGCAGTTGCTTGAATATTAGGAAATAGAACTTTAGTCTCTACCACACCcatcaaactaaaattattagAGAAAATAATACTTCTAACCTCTTTTTGCTTAAGTGGGTCATTCAATCCCCTTATATTCCACGCTCCAATCTTTGACCATTTTAACGTTTGTTTTTCTTACCTCCAGCATTCCCTTTTGCTTTACTTGCACCTTTCACAGGAGGAATATCCACAGAGACCAGATTTTGTACCATGCCAACATCAAACTCCTCAACAGAAGGAAGAAAAGTCTGATCCTCCTCCAAAGTCTCAGAAGTATCTTGAAGAACTATAAACTTGTTGCAAGCACTTCCAATATCTCCCCTTATGAAGATATAtcaatatattatttttttggacgAACAAGATCAATCCAATTAGATTAATGCAAAAATaaagtacaacaaaaataaCGGAACAAAAtactacaacaaaaaataaagaaaaaccgCATGAGCCGAATGTAATTAACCCTGCATAACTAAAAGAGCGGGGCGTCCAGCTCCCCAACCCCAACTTTGGTGTGCAACTTGTAAATTACAGCTTAGCCCTTTTACCTtgctttgtttttcattttggcCTTTAAAGaatcttttttcttcatttcagctcttattttccttttgaacATAATTGGTAAATAAA encodes:
- the LOC131309599 gene encoding uncharacterized protein LOC131309599 — protein: MGDFNTVRLSSERLVGFDSLAALEFNQCLTDICQDDLPIKGFWYTWTNKRGGAGDNKSKLDRVLSNLEWLDSFPHVEAVFLPPGISDHCLIFVTMVPSTGGRKPFKFFNFWLQHPQFQQIFVSSWSEEVEGTAMYALTAKLKRLKGLCQQEKELVGKYVELRTAKESFMRQRSRIKWLALGDQNTKFFYQKVCARRARNTILSLNDANGNRVDDPEVVKKLILDYYIRLLGSAHDGRVDATDQLQLAITNRISATEQLMLVQPVTGEEIKKALWSIHGDKALGPDGYNSMFYQKNWSVVGPSLTATVSAFFNIGFLLKEWNTTAVSLIPKVNAPLSAKDFRPISYCNVTLKCVTKVLANHLQAVLPTIINKSQAAFIKGRSIIDNVLLMQELVRGYHRDNIHWVRQCVTTVRYSVVIMGLWRDSFKVKEFTYHPRCNEINLHHLVFADDLFVLCGATGPSFSLINQLLKDFHDYSGLQRNMAKSSTFFAGVSEDIKRGSPHLYQVRAADCLVLKEKILSQLHGWSHMRLTYGGRAQLIQSVLFSIQVYWSSIFNIPSKTIKEIEGTLMAFLWSGFDMNHKSAKVKWEHADTLWVKWIHTYIIKDQNIWTMKTPSDASWTIRKLFGIRGLGQLLIQYRIGNDAGAILWYTPSTLKPDSSREDYVVWVPHPSGHYSVASAWETLRIRRPNPHWVAIVWSKQMVPRWAFVLWLAVQTKLCTKDGLANWGMQQQVLVRTLAPGIPNTLMDIVDWLVQYGTSKVFKNLVLHSTLAAAVFGIWIERNTKVFQGLSKQTVDILKVVCVSYGDAPIISVVFILEECPF